One Vibrio penaeicida DNA segment encodes these proteins:
- a CDS encoding IS3 family transposase (programmed frameshift) has protein sequence MKKSRYTETQIVKILKEVEAGRLVKEVCREYGISDATYYNWKSKYGGMEASDVKRLKELEDENRRLKQMFAELSLDHKILKDIVGKKAVKPTIRREWVDYVNNCHCVSLRRACRLVGISDSVYRYRPDKHRDTPVIAALQEAVERYPAYGFGMLFKVLKRWGYRWNHKRVHRLYCELKLNKRRRGKKRLPTREPAPLCVPETFNQCWSMDFMSDSLMCGRRFRTFNVIDDFNREVLAIEIDLNLPAQRVVRVLERIVAWRGYPSQLRMDNGPEFISTALAEWAEQHDIQLEFIQPGKPTQNSFVERFNRTYRDEILNMYVFRTLKEVRELTENWVREYNDERPHSSLGDLTPWEYLAKLKLPEDSNLGCH, from the exons ATGAAAAAATCACGCTATACAGAAACGCAAATCGTCAAGATTCTGAAAGAAGTTGAGGCTGGCAGGTTGGTCAAAGAGGTCTGCCGAGAGTATGGCATATCAGATGCCACTTACTACAACTGGAAGTCCAAGTACGGCGGCATGGAAGCCTCAGACGTGAAGCGACTGAAGGAGCTTGAGGATGAAAACCGACGCCTGAAGCAAATGTTTGCTGAACTGAGCCTCGACCATAAAATCCTTAAGGATATCGTCG GAAAAAAAGCTGTAAAGCCCACGATTCGGCGAGAGTGGGTGGATTACGTCAATAATTGTCACTGTGTGAGTCTGCGTAGGGCTTGTCGTTTAGTCGGCATCAGTGACTCGGTCTATCGGTATCGACCAGATAAGCACCGAGATACCCCTGTGATTGCCGCCTTGCAAGAAGCCGTTGAACGTTATCCTGCATATGGTTTTGGCATGTTATTCAAAGTGCTTAAGCGATGGGGGTATCGCTGGAACCACAAACGAGTGCATCGACTCTACTGCGAACTGAAGTTGAATAAGCGCCGTCGTGGAAAGAAGCGGCTACCAACAAGAGAGCCTGCCCCTCTCTGTGTGCCAGAAACGTTCAATCAATGTTGGTCAATGGATTTCATGAGCGATTCACTGATGTGTGGTAGACGCTTCAGGACGTTCAATGTTATCGATGACTTTAACCGTGAAGTGCTGGCCATTGAAATTGACTTGAATCTTCCCGCTCAAAGAGTTGTTCGCGTGTTGGAACGCATCGTCGCCTGGCGAGGTTATCCGAGTCAGTTACGTATGGATAACGGTCCAGAGTTTATCTCAACGGCTTTAGCTGAATGGGCGGAACAACATGACATACAACTCGAATTCATACAGCCAGGCAAGCCCACACAAAACTCGTTTGTTGAAAGGTTCAACCGGACCTATCGAGATGAAATACTCAACATGTATGTGTTCAGAACGTTAAAAGAGGTACGTGAGCTAACAGAAAACTGGGTTCGAGAATACAACGATGAACGTCCCCACAGCTCGCTGGGTGACCTGACCCCTTGGGAATATCTTGCTAAGTTGAAATTGCCGGAAGACTCTAATTTAGGGTGTCACTAA
- a CDS encoding glutamine amidotransferase-related protein produces MNVHFIIHEYFESEGYFGTWAKDNQFTTHYSKLYLGDALPANSDAFDLLVVLGGPQKPETTTQECAHFDANKERSLILHTIESGKPVVGVCLGAQLIGEALGAKHKTSPEPEIGSFPIQLTPEGIKDPLLTGFSLEEQVGHWHGDMPGLTTNAKVLAASQGCPRQIVRYGDLVYGFQCHLEFVPEQFDALIENSQQDLTTLKGKPFVQSPSEIKAMPTQHMNALLGQFLDGLVAMYQAKKAQRG; encoded by the coding sequence ATGAACGTGCATTTTATCATCCACGAATATTTTGAAAGTGAAGGCTACTTCGGAACGTGGGCCAAAGACAACCAATTTACCACCCATTATTCCAAGCTTTACCTTGGCGACGCGCTGCCCGCGAACAGTGACGCGTTCGACTTATTAGTGGTGCTTGGCGGCCCTCAAAAACCCGAAACCACAACTCAAGAATGCGCCCATTTTGATGCCAACAAAGAGCGTTCGCTTATCCTGCACACCATTGAATCGGGCAAGCCTGTGGTAGGCGTATGCTTAGGGGCGCAGTTGATTGGCGAAGCGTTAGGAGCAAAACATAAAACCAGCCCAGAACCCGAAATCGGCAGTTTTCCTATTCAACTCACCCCTGAAGGCATTAAAGACCCATTATTGACTGGCTTTAGCCTAGAAGAACAGGTCGGGCACTGGCATGGCGATATGCCGGGGCTTACCACCAATGCAAAAGTGCTTGCTGCGAGCCAAGGTTGCCCAAGGCAAATTGTTCGCTATGGCGATTTGGTGTATGGGTTTCAATGCCATCTGGAATTTGTGCCGGAGCAATTCGATGCGCTGATTGAAAACAGCCAACAAGATCTGACTACGTTGAAAGGCAAGCCGTTTGTGCAATCCCCAAGCGAGATCAAAGCTATGCCCACTCAACATATGAATGCCTTACTCGGGCAGTTCTTAGATGGGCTTGTCGCCATGTACCAAGCAAAAAAAGCGCAGCGAGGCTGA
- a CDS encoding MOSC domain-containing protein — MRKVGTVTSLLTGKVSSITEGVTSGIDKHPVDTRHWVNLLGLVGDEQADKRYHGGVEKALHAYASEHYERWIAKLGDAPRFHQIGAFGENLSTKGLDEDTICLGDNYQIGECLVQVSQGRMPCWKLNIRFGRPDMSLLLQETLWTGWYFRILREGNIGAGDDIYLCERPFPEWPISRVTGLIFTGCLEQEKLKLLLNAPLVDSWRKLVERRLSTGKLEDWSYRLYGAQK; from the coding sequence ATGCGCAAAGTAGGAACGGTCACATCGCTGCTGACGGGTAAGGTCAGTTCAATAACAGAGGGTGTTACCAGCGGCATAGACAAACACCCTGTGGATACTCGCCATTGGGTGAATCTTCTGGGGTTAGTTGGCGATGAACAAGCCGACAAACGCTATCACGGCGGTGTGGAGAAAGCGCTTCACGCCTATGCCAGCGAACATTACGAACGCTGGATAGCCAAACTCGGTGATGCGCCTAGGTTCCATCAAATTGGGGCATTTGGAGAAAACTTAAGTACAAAAGGGCTGGATGAAGACACCATCTGCTTAGGCGACAACTACCAAATTGGTGAATGCTTAGTTCAGGTTTCTCAGGGAAGAATGCCTTGCTGGAAACTCAATATCCGTTTCGGTCGCCCTGATATGTCTCTTCTGCTTCAGGAAACGTTATGGACAGGGTGGTATTTTCGAATCCTGCGCGAGGGCAATATTGGCGCGGGGGACGACATCTATTTATGTGAGCGACCTTTCCCAGAATGGCCGATATCCAGAGTCACGGGCTTGATTTTTACTGGTTGTCTGGAGCAGGAAAAGCTTAAGTTGTTGCTGAATGCTCCTTTGGTGGATTCATGGAGAAAGCTGGTGGAACGCCGTTTATCAACCGGAAAACTCGAAGACTGGAGCTATCGGCTTTACGGAGCACAAAAGTAA
- the serC gene encoding 3-phosphoserine/phosphohydroxythreonine transaminase, whose amino-acid sequence MGKVYSFSAGPAMLPSEVLLKAQSELLNWQQTGMSVMEFSHQSDEFAIIREETEARLRALMSIPDDYHVLFSHGGGSGQFSAVPLNLIDQREAMSRQRADFLVYGHWASGAYEEAKKFCLPRKLNIACTREGLRAISPEQDWHIDPSAQFVFVCPNETVNGIEYHALPETIVPIVADMSSSILSRPIDVSRYGLIYAGTQKNIGPSGLAITIVRKDLIRADRHNIPKILDYRRQVEQLSMANTPPTFAWYLCGEVLKWVEQQGGVSALFLRNQEKASALYRCIDESDLYINDIHPDYRSIMNVTFRITCPKTEQRFLDRAHQAGLKGLKGHKVTGGIRASIYNAMPYEGVEALIHFMKAFEIEHSQRLHSAVSSVNSPTA is encoded by the coding sequence ATGGGAAAGGTATACAGTTTCTCGGCGGGACCGGCGATGCTGCCTAGCGAAGTGCTCTTAAAGGCGCAAAGCGAATTACTGAACTGGCAACAAACGGGTATGTCTGTAATGGAGTTCAGCCACCAAAGTGATGAGTTCGCCATTATCAGGGAAGAAACCGAAGCAAGGCTGCGGGCATTAATGTCGATTCCCGACGACTACCATGTGCTGTTTTCTCACGGTGGTGGCAGTGGCCAGTTCTCGGCGGTGCCGTTGAATTTGATCGACCAGCGAGAAGCAATGAGCCGACAACGCGCCGACTTTCTGGTATACGGGCATTGGGCAAGCGGTGCTTACGAAGAGGCGAAAAAGTTTTGTCTGCCTCGTAAGCTGAATATCGCCTGTACCCGCGAAGGATTGCGCGCCATTTCACCAGAGCAAGACTGGCACATCGACCCGAGCGCCCAGTTTGTCTTTGTTTGCCCGAATGAAACCGTCAATGGTATCGAATATCACGCACTGCCTGAAACGATCGTGCCTATCGTGGCGGATATGTCGTCTTCGATTCTCTCGCGCCCTATCGATGTTTCCCGTTACGGTTTAATCTATGCTGGTACTCAGAAGAACATTGGCCCTTCTGGGTTGGCGATCACTATTGTCAGAAAGGATTTAATCCGAGCGGATCGCCACAACATTCCTAAAATTCTGGATTATCGCCGTCAGGTAGAGCAGCTTTCGATGGCAAATACGCCGCCTACGTTTGCGTGGTATTTATGTGGAGAAGTACTGAAGTGGGTGGAACAACAAGGTGGCGTGTCAGCACTTTTCTTACGAAATCAGGAAAAAGCCAGCGCCTTATACCGATGTATTGATGAATCCGACTTGTACATCAATGACATTCACCCAGATTACCGCTCAATCATGAACGTGACGTTTCGGATTACCTGCCCCAAAACGGAACAACGGTTTTTAGATCGCGCTCATCAGGCAGGACTGAAAGGATTGAAGGGGCATAAAGTGACCGGAGGCATTCGCGCCTCCATCTATAACGCGATGCCTTATGAAGGTGTGGAGGCGTTAATCCATTTTATGAAAGCCTTCGAAATAGAGCATTCGCAGCGTTTGCACTCCGCCGTTAGTTCGGTAAATAGCCCAACTGCTTAG
- a CDS encoding IclR family transcriptional regulator produces the protein MEKKNQGIQSVEQAFDIIDFFADQKHAISLSDAAAQLDMSKSKLHKYLASLLRVGVVVQDDAGNYLHGSKLLELGAKILGRTDIIQTCEPFLHALRQSSQQAAALAVWTPHGPMIVRFFDHPSPVSVNFKIGFYAPVTSSAVGRCFAANLPTSAYEVLAKKELGDNSQHWQAFTESCEQIKADFVSVREEVNPVIPGAKAAAAPIFDAVGQIAASLILIGFDSSETVEQSSLDLISNAARDISKQLGYLPN, from the coding sequence ATGGAAAAGAAAAACCAAGGCATTCAGTCCGTTGAGCAAGCGTTCGACATCATTGATTTTTTTGCCGATCAAAAACACGCCATTTCGCTGAGCGATGCCGCAGCGCAACTGGACATGTCGAAAAGCAAGCTGCACAAATATCTGGCGAGCTTGCTAAGAGTTGGCGTAGTGGTGCAAGACGATGCAGGGAATTACCTTCATGGCTCTAAGTTGCTGGAACTGGGCGCAAAAATCCTTGGCAGAACCGACATCATTCAAACCTGTGAACCGTTTCTTCATGCATTAAGGCAAAGCAGCCAGCAAGCGGCGGCACTGGCGGTTTGGACACCCCACGGCCCAATGATTGTTCGTTTTTTCGACCACCCTTCACCTGTGTCGGTGAATTTCAAAATCGGCTTTTACGCCCCTGTCACTAGCAGCGCGGTAGGGCGATGTTTCGCGGCTAACCTGCCGACATCGGCGTATGAAGTTCTCGCTAAGAAAGAGCTGGGCGACAATTCACAGCATTGGCAAGCTTTTACCGAAAGCTGCGAGCAGATTAAAGCCGATTTTGTCTCGGTTCGAGAAGAGGTAAACCCTGTGATCCCCGGTGCCAAAGCGGCGGCGGCTCCTATTTTTGACGCCGTCGGGCAAATTGCAGCCAGCCTAATCCTTATCGGTTTTGACAGCTCTGAAACCGTAGAACAAAGCAGCCTAGATTTGATCAGCAATGCAGCGCGAGACATCTCTAAGCAGTTGGGCTATTTACCGAACTAA